The following are from one region of the Streptomyces fradiae genome:
- a CDS encoding ABC transporter substrate-binding protein, which yields MTGRRLTSLLAYVTTAAAAASLLTGCGVLPGATGGSREPVTVMTWAPDQTRATNMPGMPAMAQAYARWVNANGGLDGHELRVLTCNDQNTNAGAAACARRAVHEGAVAVVGSYSQFGRSFMAPLESAGIPYIGGYGISEDEFTSSLSYPVNGGQASLLAGHGMQLAESCRKVSLVRPDNIAGDRLLNLLNSGLRKASHHGAVDIPAREDSAEYTEPAARARTKAGSDEGCVTAVLGERTQTFFDSFRRLPEPSAKKDADATDVRISSVLGSVGQPLIDRSGGAHSPFEGAYVTGWYPSADSKAWEPMREVIKEHAFVDNRVDPTDAGVQTTWIAYTVLKQVVESLDSDKISSLQISHALNQGAKIDTGGLTPPLRWRYDDLLGARDFPRIVNHDVTFQVVREGQLVAQKPGFVDVGETVLAAP from the coding sequence ATGACCGGTAGGCGACTTACTTCCCTTCTCGCGTACGTCACGACAGCGGCGGCCGCAGCGTCGCTGCTCACCGGCTGCGGCGTACTCCCTGGAGCCACGGGGGGCTCCAGGGAGCCCGTCACCGTCATGACCTGGGCTCCCGACCAGACCCGCGCCACCAATATGCCCGGAATGCCCGCCATGGCCCAGGCCTACGCCCGCTGGGTCAACGCCAACGGCGGCCTCGACGGGCACGAACTCCGCGTCCTGACCTGCAACGATCAGAACACCAACGCGGGCGCCGCCGCCTGCGCCCGCCGCGCCGTCCACGAGGGCGCGGTCGCCGTCGTCGGCTCGTACAGCCAGTTCGGGCGCTCCTTCATGGCCCCGCTGGAGTCGGCGGGCATCCCGTACATCGGCGGCTACGGCATCTCCGAGGACGAGTTCACCAGCTCCCTCTCCTACCCCGTGAACGGCGGCCAGGCCTCGCTCCTCGCCGGGCACGGCATGCAGCTCGCCGAGAGCTGCCGCAAGGTCTCCCTCGTCCGCCCCGACAACATCGCCGGCGACCGGCTGCTCAACCTGCTGAACTCCGGCCTCCGCAAGGCCAGTCACCACGGCGCGGTGGACATCCCGGCGCGCGAGGACTCCGCCGAGTACACCGAACCGGCCGCCCGCGCCCGTACGAAGGCCGGCTCCGACGAGGGCTGCGTCACCGCCGTCCTCGGCGAACGCACCCAGACCTTCTTCGACTCGTTCCGCCGGCTGCCCGAGCCCTCCGCGAAGAAGGACGCCGACGCCACCGACGTCCGGATCTCCTCGGTCCTCGGCAGCGTCGGCCAGCCGCTCATCGACCGCTCGGGCGGCGCGCACAGCCCCTTCGAGGGCGCCTACGTCACCGGCTGGTACCCCTCGGCCGACAGCAAGGCCTGGGAGCCGATGCGGGAGGTCATCAAGGAGCACGCCTTCGTCGACAACCGGGTCGACCCGACGGACGCGGGCGTGCAGACCACCTGGATCGCCTACACCGTGCTCAAGCAGGTCGTCGAGTCGCTCGACAGCGACAAGATCAGCTCGCTGCAGATCAGCCACGCCCTCAACCAGGGCGCGAAGATCGACACCGGCGGCCTCACCCCGCCGCTGCGCTGGCGCTACGACGACCTCCTCGGCGCCCGCGACTTCCCCCGGATCGTCAACCACGACGTGACCTTCCAGGTGGTACGGGAAGGTCAGCTGGTGGCGCAGAAGCCCGGCTTCGTCGACGTGGGCGAGACGGTCCTGGCCGCGCCGTAA
- the purU gene encoding formyltetrahydrofolate deformylase, whose protein sequence is MTDQYVLTLSCPDKQGIVHAVSSYLFITGCNIEDSQQFGDRDTGLFFMRVHFSAEAPVTVDKLRASFAAVGDSFGMDWHIDRADERMRVVLMVSKFGHCLNDLLFRSSIGALPVEIVAVVSNHTDFAELVGSYDIPFRHIPVTKDTKAEAEAELLELVREENVELVVLARYMQVLSDDLCKQLSGRIINIHHSFLPSFKGAKPYHQAHARGVKLIGATAHYVTADLDEGPIIEQEVERVGHEVTPDQLVAIGRDVECQALARAVKWHAERRILLNGRRTVVFA, encoded by the coding sequence ATGACCGACCAGTACGTCCTCACCCTCTCCTGCCCCGACAAACAGGGCATCGTGCACGCCGTGTCGAGCTACCTCTTCATCACCGGCTGCAACATCGAGGACAGCCAGCAGTTCGGAGACCGTGACACCGGTCTCTTCTTCATGCGGGTCCACTTCTCCGCCGAGGCGCCGGTCACGGTGGACAAGCTGCGGGCGAGCTTCGCGGCCGTGGGCGACTCCTTCGGGATGGACTGGCACATCGACCGGGCCGACGAGCGGATGCGCGTCGTCCTGATGGTGTCGAAGTTCGGGCACTGCCTGAACGACCTGCTGTTCCGCTCCTCGATCGGCGCGCTGCCGGTCGAGATCGTCGCGGTGGTGTCCAACCACACCGACTTCGCCGAGCTGGTGGGCTCGTACGACATTCCGTTCCGCCACATTCCGGTCACCAAGGACACCAAGGCGGAGGCGGAGGCGGAGCTTCTGGAGCTGGTCCGCGAGGAGAACGTGGAGCTGGTCGTCCTGGCCCGCTACATGCAGGTCCTCTCCGACGACCTGTGCAAGCAGCTCTCCGGCCGGATCATCAACATCCACCACTCCTTCCTCCCCAGCTTCAAGGGCGCCAAGCCCTACCACCAGGCGCACGCGCGCGGCGTGAAGCTCATCGGCGCCACCGCGCACTACGTGACGGCCGACCTCGACGAGGGCCCGATCATCGAGCAGGAGGTCGAGCGCGTCGGCCACGAGGTGACCCCCGACCAGCTCGTCGCGATCGGCCGCGACGTGGAGTGCCAGGCGCTGGCGCGGGCCGTGAAGTGGCACGCGGAGCGGAGGATCCTGCTGAACGGGCGCCGGACGGTCGTCTTCGCGTAG
- a CDS encoding zf-HC2 domain-containing protein, giving the protein MSGANDDPEEVARAPWIPGPRRSADDHADLTSPFGGPYEEPEGYGAEPEPERQEPPEAPEPEPAPEPALELPHRVLKSLLGAWALSACSAAETRAVEDHLTECAPCAEEALRLRDAVGLLHAERDLDLDPLLRSRVLENCLGRRPARIPVPAWATPYDAETARLDALLRDIGESEWHAPVRLRWFEGERAVNRKTTVAGVIGHLLAVDGLVAASLGLDDPLGKGIGELAPAERTETYWKTAHLPPTRAIREPWREQSHTLIRTVSFAGRGVADLTVTYGDFALPLQDSLLERAFECWRHAEDIANAVAYPYDPPSGSHLHGMIDLAARLLPAALADRRRTGLAGPPRELVTAGAPGRSVHLEIEGAGGGHWYIALDSPAALGSPDHTVAQVAMDGVEFCQLIAGQVPPQDAAAGQDGDREAIRDVLFAAASLSRM; this is encoded by the coding sequence GTGAGCGGGGCGAACGACGACCCCGAGGAGGTCGCACGCGCTCCGTGGATACCGGGCCCGCGCCGGTCGGCGGACGACCACGCGGACCTGACGTCGCCGTTCGGCGGGCCGTACGAGGAGCCGGAGGGGTACGGGGCGGAGCCCGAGCCCGAGCGGCAGGAGCCGCCGGAGGCCCCGGAGCCCGAACCCGCCCCCGAGCCCGCGCTCGAACTGCCGCACCGCGTGCTGAAGTCGCTGCTCGGCGCGTGGGCGCTCTCCGCCTGCTCGGCCGCCGAGACCCGGGCCGTCGAGGACCACCTCACCGAGTGCGCCCCGTGCGCGGAGGAGGCGCTGCGGCTGCGCGACGCGGTCGGGCTGCTGCACGCCGAGCGCGATCTGGACCTCGACCCGCTGCTGCGCTCGCGGGTCCTGGAGAACTGTCTGGGCCGCCGTCCGGCCCGTATCCCCGTACCGGCGTGGGCGACTCCGTACGACGCGGAGACCGCCCGGCTCGACGCGCTGCTCCGCGACATCGGCGAGTCGGAGTGGCACGCGCCGGTGCGGCTGCGGTGGTTCGAGGGCGAGCGGGCGGTGAACCGGAAGACCACGGTGGCCGGGGTGATCGGGCACCTGCTCGCCGTGGACGGTCTGGTGGCGGCCTCGCTCGGCCTGGATGACCCGCTGGGGAAGGGGATCGGCGAGCTGGCGCCGGCCGAGCGGACGGAGACGTACTGGAAGACCGCGCACCTGCCGCCGACCCGCGCGATCCGCGAGCCGTGGCGGGAGCAGAGCCACACCCTGATCCGGACGGTGTCCTTCGCCGGGCGCGGGGTGGCGGACCTCACGGTCACCTACGGGGACTTCGCGCTGCCGCTGCAGGACTCGCTCCTGGAGCGGGCCTTCGAGTGCTGGCGGCACGCGGAGGACATCGCGAACGCGGTGGCCTATCCGTACGACCCGCCGAGCGGCAGCCATCTGCACGGCATGATCGACCTGGCCGCCCGGCTCCTCCCGGCGGCCCTCGCCGACCGCCGCCGCACCGGCCTCGCGGGCCCGCCCCGCGAGCTCGTCACGGCCGGCGCTCCCGGCCGCTCGGTGCATCTGGAGATCGAGGGCGCGGGCGGCGGCCACTGGTACATCGCCCTGGACTCCCCCGCCGCCCTCGGCTCCCCGGACCACACCGTGGCCCAGGTCGCCATGGACGGCGTCGAGTTCTGCCAGCTCATCGCCGGCCAGGTCCCGCCGCAGGACGCGGCCGCGGGCCAGGACGGCGACCGCGAGGCGATCCGCGACGTCCTGTTCGCGGCGGCCTCACTGAGCCGGATGTAG
- a CDS encoding sigma-70 family RNA polymerase sigma factor: MATKDTPPRWDRRMQQRLARGEAAALGEFYDRFASLVHSLAHRVLDDDEAADQVTREVFGYIWENPDAYDPKQGNMRAWVARLAQRQAVHRLRQAEALAFAESGEGTAEELEQKVRRASVAARADYIVTSMPTPLRQALELAYFQRRDYRQTAADLGVTEDEARRRLRLGLQLLSTANTRPLEGSPPGGGGYGRTP; the protein is encoded by the coding sequence ATGGCGACGAAGGACACACCGCCGCGCTGGGACCGCAGGATGCAGCAGCGTCTTGCGCGCGGCGAGGCCGCGGCGCTCGGCGAGTTCTACGACCGCTTCGCCTCGCTCGTGCACAGCCTGGCCCACCGGGTCCTCGACGACGACGAGGCCGCCGACCAGGTCACCCGCGAGGTCTTCGGCTACATCTGGGAGAACCCCGACGCCTACGACCCCAAGCAGGGCAACATGCGCGCCTGGGTCGCCCGGCTCGCCCAGCGGCAGGCCGTCCACCGGCTGCGCCAGGCCGAGGCGCTGGCCTTCGCGGAGAGCGGCGAGGGCACGGCGGAGGAGCTGGAGCAGAAGGTGCGCCGGGCCTCGGTCGCGGCCCGCGCCGACTACATCGTGACCTCGATGCCGACGCCGTTGCGGCAGGCGCTCGAACTGGCGTATTTCCAGCGCCGCGACTACCGGCAGACCGCGGCCGACCTCGGCGTCACCGAGGACGAGGCGCGGCGCCGGCTGCGGCTCGGGCTGCAGCTGCTCTCCACCGCCAACACCCGCCCGCTGGAGGGCTCGCCGCCCGGCGGCGGCGGTTACGGACGGACGCCGTGA
- a CDS encoding STAS domain-containing protein, translating into MTIQVDEDRQEPWTVLRISGELDLVTSPLIRRRLHDAVAGGRHDVVLDLSAVRFCDSSGVGVLVAARRLMRSCGGRLRLILPARGAEDGAHVNRVLAALGVRRLFEVYADVPAALDDTAAPLSA; encoded by the coding sequence GTGACGATCCAGGTCGACGAGGACCGGCAGGAACCATGGACCGTGCTGCGGATCAGCGGGGAGCTCGACCTCGTGACCTCGCCGCTGATCCGCAGACGGCTCCACGACGCGGTCGCGGGCGGCCGCCACGACGTGGTCCTCGACCTCTCCGCGGTCCGCTTCTGCGACTCCAGCGGCGTCGGCGTGCTCGTCGCCGCCCGCCGCCTGATGCGCTCCTGCGGCGGCCGGCTCCGGCTGATCCTGCCCGCCCGCGGCGCGGAGGACGGCGCTCACGTCAACCGCGTCCTCGCCGCGCTCGGCGTCCGCCGCCTCTTCGAGGTGTACGCGGACGTCCCCGCCGCCCTCGACGACACGGCCGCGCCCCTGTCGGCGTGA